One Acanthopagrus latus isolate v.2019 chromosome 12, fAcaLat1.1, whole genome shotgun sequence genomic region harbors:
- the agpat2 gene encoding 1-acyl-sn-glycerol-3-phosphate acyltransferase beta isoform X1, translated as MDVLWMVPLLLIPLLMWTSSTFVFYFKKCFYVAWMMCLALIAIPLCILKSGGRDVENMRIIRFLVRHVKYFLGLRFDVSGWEHLQTEGPYVIISNHQSSLDVLGLMEILPDRCTMIAKKELIYAGTVGLICWLGGIVFINRKKTSDAKSVMTDAAKTMLDEQIRLWVFPEGTRNQRGDLLPFKKGAFHLAVQAQVPIIPVVFSSYSNFYLRKEKQFKSGTIRLKILPKIETKGMTTDDITSLSDKSFNLMRSAFLNVSDSVTQSNGPLRH; from the exons ATGGATGTGCTATGGATGGTACCGCTGCTGCTGATCCCACTCCTGATGTGGACCAGCAGCAcgtttgttttctatttcaaaAAGTGCTTTTACGTCGCCTGGATGATGTGCCTGGCCCTCATCGCGATCCCCCTGTGCATACTGAAAAGCGGCGGCCGAGACGTTGAAAATATGAG GATTATCCGCTTCCTGGTTCGTCACGTGAAGTACTTCCTGGGTCTTCGGTTTGATGTGAGCGGCTGGGAGCATCTGCAGACAGAGGGACCCTACGTCATCATCTCCAACCACCAGAGCTCCCTGGATGTGTTGG GCCTGATGGAGATCTTACCGGACCGCTGCACCATGATCGCCAAGAAGGAGTTGATCTACGCCGGCACGGTGGGTCTCATCTGCTGGCTGGGTGGCATCGTCTTTATCAACCGCAAGAAGACGAGCGATGCGAAGAGTGTCATGACCGACGCTGCCAAAACCATGTTGGACGAACAG ATTCGTCTGTGGGTGTTCCCAGAGGGAACGAGAAACCAGAGAGGCGACCTGCTGCCCTTCAAAAAAGGAGCTTTCCACCTGGCAGTGCAGGCACAA gtaCCCATCATACCTGTCGTCTTCTCCTCCTACAGCAACTTCTACCTACGGAAAGAAAAGCAGTTCAAATCAG GGACCATCAGATTGAAGATCCTCCCAAAGATCGAGACAAAGGGGATGACGACAGACGATATAACATCCCTCTCTGACAAATCCTTCAACCTGATGCGCTCTGCCTTCTTGAACGTCTCTGACTCCGTCACCCAGAGCAACGGGCCGCTGAGGCACTGA
- the agpat2 gene encoding 1-acyl-sn-glycerol-3-phosphate acyltransferase beta isoform X2, with protein MDVLWMVPLLLIPLLMWTSSTFVFYFKKCFYVAWMMCLALIAIPLCILKSGGRDVENMRIIRFLVRHVKYFLGLRFDVSGWEHLQTEGPYVIISNHQSSLDVLGLMEILPDRCTMIAKKELIYAGTVGLICWLGGIVFINRKKTSDAKSVMTDAAKTMLDEQIRLWVFPEGTRNQRGDLLPFKKGAFHLAVQAQVPIIPVVFSSYSNFYLRKEKQFKSGNWSLDFPHFCNLQTVLFSSLCLQEAARCFCKLLTMKFSSASAGTIRLKILPKIETKGMTTDDITSLSDKSFNLMRSAFLNVSDSVTQSNGPLRH; from the exons ATGGATGTGCTATGGATGGTACCGCTGCTGCTGATCCCACTCCTGATGTGGACCAGCAGCAcgtttgttttctatttcaaaAAGTGCTTTTACGTCGCCTGGATGATGTGCCTGGCCCTCATCGCGATCCCCCTGTGCATACTGAAAAGCGGCGGCCGAGACGTTGAAAATATGAG GATTATCCGCTTCCTGGTTCGTCACGTGAAGTACTTCCTGGGTCTTCGGTTTGATGTGAGCGGCTGGGAGCATCTGCAGACAGAGGGACCCTACGTCATCATCTCCAACCACCAGAGCTCCCTGGATGTGTTGG GCCTGATGGAGATCTTACCGGACCGCTGCACCATGATCGCCAAGAAGGAGTTGATCTACGCCGGCACGGTGGGTCTCATCTGCTGGCTGGGTGGCATCGTCTTTATCAACCGCAAGAAGACGAGCGATGCGAAGAGTGTCATGACCGACGCTGCCAAAACCATGTTGGACGAACAG ATTCGTCTGTGGGTGTTCCCAGAGGGAACGAGAAACCAGAGAGGCGACCTGCTGCCCTTCAAAAAAGGAGCTTTCCACCTGGCAGTGCAGGCACAA gtaCCCATCATACCTGTCGTCTTCTCCTCCTACAGCAACTTCTACCTACGGAAAGAAAAGCAGTTCAAATCAGGTAACTGGTCCCTCGATTTTCCTCATTTTTGTAATTTGCAAACAGTCCTATTTTCATCCCTCTGTCTGCAAGAGGCTGCTCGATGTTTCTGTAAACTTCTGACTATGAAATTCTCTTCTGCCTCCGCAGGGACCATCAGATTGAAGATCCTCCCAAAGATCGAGACAAAGGGGATGACGACAGACGATATAACATCCCTCTCTGACAAATCCTTCAACCTGATGCGCTCTGCCTTCTTGAACGTCTCTGACTCCGTCACCCAGAGCAACGGGCCGCTGAGGCACTGA
- the egfl7 gene encoding epidermal growth factor-like protein 7 produces the protein MYQTLLLSSSLFILHVMGTPQFLAHHGRRVCGRDHHHNVVTATESYVQPVHKPYITLCHGHRLCSTYKTVYSVAYRQVSRATPPSHFYPECCPGWQRFHSHNCNQAVCGQPCVNGGTCLRPDQCACPLGWTGHRCQTDVDECSKRRRPCAQECVNTAGSYRCACRDGFRLTGDGHSCQSLPPPPPPAETPPSPTQATVGGHTDAGGRLGPAENVTEEVQNLRNRVELLEKKLQLALAPFSSFFPLSLDEGLSEKTTLLSHSFQQLDRIDSLSEQIGFLEERLGTCSCQEN, from the exons ATGTACCAAAcgctgcttctctcctcctccctcttcatccttCACGTGATGGGCACTCCACAGTTCCTCGCTCACCACGG GAGGAGGGTGTGCGGCCGGGACCACCATCACAACGTTGTCACGGCAACAGAGTCGTATGTCCAGCCGGTGCACAAGCCCTACATCACCCTGTGTCACGGACATCGCCTCTGCAGCACGTACAA GACTGTGTACTCGGTGGCGTACCGGCAGGTGAGCAGGGCGACACCTCCTTCGCATTTCTACCCGGAGTGCTGCCCCGGCTGGCAGAGGTTTCACTCTCACAACTGCAACCAAG CCGTGTGTGGACAGCCCTGTGTGAATGGAGGCACCTGCTTAAGACCCGACCAGTGTGCCTGTCCTCTGGGCTGGACGGGGCACCGATGCCAAACAG ATGTGGACGAGTGCAGCAAGCGGCGGCGGCCGTGCGCCCAGGAGTGCGTCAACACAGCTGGAAGCTATCGATGCGCGTGCAGAGACGGTTTCAGGCTCACCGGAGACGGCCACTCCTGTCaaagcctccctcctcctcctcctcctgctgaaactcctccctctcccactcAGGCAACAGTGGGTGGTCACACGGATGCTG GTGGAAGGCTCGGCCCGGCGGAGAACGTGACAGAGGAGGTGCAGAACCTGAGGAACAGGGTCGAGCTCCTGGAAAAG AAGTTGCAGTTGGCGTTGGCCCCcttcagcagcttcttcccGCTGTCGCTGGACGAGGGTTTGTCCGAGAAAACCACCTTGCTGTCCCACTCCTTCCAGCAGCTGGACCGCATCGACTCCCTCAGCGAGCAGATCGGCTTCCTGGAGGAGCGGCTCGGCACAT GTTCTTGTCAGGAGAATTAG